Proteins encoded by one window of Bacteroidota bacterium:
- a CDS encoding polysaccharide deacetylase family protein, which translates to MRNLLVKPPILLRKLYPKALWRVATSEKKIYFTFDDGPIPTITPRILDILKEYNAKATFFCVGENIVKYPTLFDRILTEGHTVGNHSYNHVNSWKVSNADYLANIEKCQELYPFTMFRPPYGKMRLSAYRELQKKYKIVLWDILTMDYSASISNEQCYLNATNNYGNGSILVFHDNIKAEEKIKTTLPKVLQFYTERGFLFDSLT; encoded by the coding sequence TTGCGTAATTTACTTGTAAAACCACCTATTCTACTCAGAAAGCTTTATCCAAAGGCGCTTTGGAGAGTTGCTACAAGTGAAAAAAAAATCTATTTTACATTTGATGATGGGCCCATACCTACCATTACTCCTCGTATTCTAGATATACTTAAAGAGTATAACGCAAAGGCTACATTTTTTTGTGTGGGGGAAAATATTGTAAAGTACCCTACCCTTTTCGACAGGATTTTAACGGAAGGTCACACTGTTGGCAATCATTCCTATAATCATGTAAACAGCTGGAAAGTTAGCAATGCAGATTATCTTGCCAATATTGAAAAATGTCAAGAATTGTATCCTTTTACGATGTTTCGCCCACCTTATGGTAAAATGCGGCTTTCAGCCTACCGTGAATTGCAAAAAAAGTACAAAATTGTATTGTGGGATATTCTTACCATGGATTATTCTGCCTCTATTTCAAATGAGCAATGTTATTTGAATGCAACCAATAACTATGGAAATGGCTCTATTCTTGTGTTTCACGACAATATAAAAGCAGAAGAAAAAATTAAAACCACATTGCCAAAAGTGCTTCAATTCTATACAGAACGAGGCTTTTTGTTTGATTCACTTACATAG
- a CDS encoding DUF2723 domain-containing protein has protein sequence MKNYNLLNNIIGWLCFGVAAFVYTSTMEPTASFWDCGEYIATAYKLEVGHPPGAPFFQMLGRFFSLFAMGDVTKVALMINLMSALSSAFTILFLFWSITALIRRMIAKNETELSTADQLIIFGSGVVGAIAYTFSDSFWFSAVEGEVYAMSSMFTAAVFWAMLKWERIANEPGADRWIVLIVYLIGMSIGVHLLNLLAVPALVFIYYFKKYEVTRKGFIYTFIISVLLLGGIQNVIIPGVVSLAANYELFFINTIGLPFNSGTIIYFILLVSILVVGVRYSHHPSSKLFNTLLALGGLFLLLALIASPSGSAVMLRLAVGGLSAWLLFKLKNNYATLNTIMLCVIVLLIGYSSFFMLVIRSKANTPIDENNPENAITMLSYLNREQYGDNPLLFGQYYNAPLDPQEPYKDGNPVYMRQEVDNTQSLTGVDGGPQYKKDSKKNKYVISDDRKNSVPNYDKRFCTIFPRMWSSQSNHEAAYKNWGKVTGQKITIMNNEGKSETVIKPTFFENLTYFFSYQVNHMYFRYFFWNFVGRQNDIQGHGNSSDGNWISGIPAVDSFFGVAEKGLPDSLKNNKAKNKFYALPFLLGLIGLWFHFNKYAKDAWVVMLLFLFTGLAIVVYLNQYPYQPRERDYAFSASFYAFAIWIGLGVYGLYELLKNTLSDVPRAALVSVLCLSVPAVMAKDGWDDHDRSGRYTARDFAINYLNSCAPNAILFTNGDNDTFPLWYVQEVEGIRTDVRVVNLSLLNTDWYIDQMKRKAYNSDPVPFSMTNDKYRQGTRDYVAVYPQKAVKGYVNLKELIDFVSSNDQNKQIPSGDGSYMPYFPTNKMSIPVDTNKVVKNGLVSEKLKSRIVPSIDWEVNKNYIMKNDLLVLDLLANFKWDRPVYFAVTTGPEAYIDLQDYFQLEGLAFRLVPIKNTPEEQQMGSRVATDIMYDNIMNKFKWGNIKKPGTFLDENIMRMIMNLRLQMGALASALIEEGKNDMAIKVLNKCREEMPEENAPYDATMYSITGAYYQAGDVKQANELAEKLFKNFKQEFNYYSTLSGAYEREKRQAADIMQRLVYMAKSFKQDELSKKFEKELPMAIQQQMPAGN, from the coding sequence ATGAAGAATTATAATCTTTTAAATAATATTATTGGATGGCTTTGCTTTGGCGTGGCTGCATTTGTTTATACATCTACAATGGAGCCTACTGCCAGTTTTTGGGATTGTGGGGAATACATTGCTACCGCGTATAAACTAGAAGTAGGGCACCCTCCGGGAGCACCATTTTTCCAAATGTTGGGACGTTTCTTTTCATTGTTTGCAATGGGAGATGTTACAAAGGTAGCGTTGATGATTAACCTAATGTCGGCATTGTCTAGTGCGTTTACCATTTTGTTTTTGTTTTGGTCTATCACGGCTTTAATTAGAAGAATGATTGCCAAAAATGAAACAGAATTATCAACTGCCGACCAACTAATTATTTTTGGTAGCGGTGTGGTGGGTGCCATAGCCTATACATTCAGCGATTCGTTTTGGTTTTCGGCTGTAGAGGGCGAGGTTTATGCGATGTCCAGCATGTTTACTGCTGCCGTATTTTGGGCAATGTTAAAGTGGGAACGAATTGCAAACGAACCCGGTGCAGACAGATGGATTGTTTTGATTGTTTATTTAATTGGAATGTCAATAGGCGTGCATTTGCTGAATTTGTTGGCGGTTCCGGCTTTGGTGTTTATATACTATTTTAAAAAATACGAAGTTACTCGCAAAGGATTTATCTACACATTCATTATTTCTGTATTGTTATTGGGGGGAATTCAAAACGTAATAATACCCGGTGTTGTAAGCCTAGCAGCCAATTACGAACTTTTCTTTATCAATACCATTGGATTGCCTTTTAATAGTGGAACAATCATTTACTTTATTCTATTGGTTTCTATTTTAGTTGTTGGCGTTAGATACTCGCATCATCCTTCCTCTAAACTATTCAATACATTACTTGCATTGGGAGGATTGTTTTTATTGTTAGCGCTGATTGCAAGCCCTTCAGGATCTGCGGTAATGCTTAGACTAGCCGTTGGCGGATTGTCTGCATGGTTATTATTTAAACTTAAAAATAATTATGCAACACTAAACACAATTATGCTGTGTGTAATTGTTTTATTAATTGGCTACTCGTCCTTTTTCATGTTGGTAATTCGTTCGAAAGCCAATACTCCAATTGATGAGAATAATCCGGAGAATGCTATTACGATGTTGTCCTACTTAAATCGTGAGCAATATGGAGACAATCCATTGTTGTTTGGACAATATTACAACGCTCCATTAGACCCTCAAGAGCCATACAAGGATGGGAATCCGGTGTATATGCGCCAAGAGGTTGATAACACGCAAAGTTTAACTGGAGTAGATGGCGGACCACAGTATAAAAAAGACAGCAAAAAAAACAAGTACGTAATTTCTGATGATAGAAAAAATTCAGTGCCAAATTACGACAAGCGTTTCTGTACCATTTTTCCACGCATGTGGAGTTCGCAATCCAATCACGAAGCGGCCTACAAAAACTGGGGGAAAGTAACAGGGCAGAAAATTACCATCATGAATAACGAAGGAAAATCGGAAACAGTTATTAAACCAACTTTCTTCGAGAATCTTACTTACTTTTTCTCCTACCAAGTTAATCACATGTATTTCCGCTATTTCTTTTGGAATTTTGTAGGAAGGCAAAATGATATCCAAGGGCACGGAAACTCTAGTGACGGCAATTGGATATCCGGAATCCCCGCTGTTGACAGCTTTTTTGGAGTAGCAGAGAAAGGACTTCCAGATTCGCTAAAAAACAACAAAGCCAAAAACAAATTTTATGCACTGCCGTTTTTGCTTGGTTTAATTGGCCTTTGGTTCCATTTTAATAAATATGCAAAAGATGCTTGGGTGGTAATGTTGTTATTTTTATTTACCGGACTTGCAATTGTTGTGTACCTAAATCAATATCCATACCAACCACGCGAGCGTGATTATGCATTCTCCGCATCGTTTTACGCCTTTGCAATTTGGATTGGACTTGGTGTTTACGGGTTGTACGAATTACTAAAAAACACCTTGAGTGATGTTCCAAGGGCAGCGCTAGTCTCAGTGTTGTGCTTGTCTGTTCCGGCCGTAATGGCTAAAGACGGATGGGACGACCACGATCGCTCCGGAAGATATACTGCAAGAGATTTTGCCATCAACTATTTAAATTCGTGTGCGCCTAATGCAATTTTATTTACCAATGGAGATAATGATACATTCCCGCTTTGGTATGTGCAGGAGGTAGAGGGTATTCGTACAGATGTGCGTGTTGTAAACTTAAGCTTACTAAATACAGATTGGTACATAGATCAAATGAAGCGCAAAGCTTACAATTCTGACCCTGTGCCATTCTCCATGACAAACGATAAGTACAGACAAGGCACTCGTGATTATGTAGCCGTATATCCGCAAAAGGCTGTAAAGGGCTACGTTAATCTAAAAGAGCTGATAGATTTTGTAAGTAGCAATGATCAAAACAAACAAATTCCTAGTGGAGATGGCAGCTACATGCCTTATTTCCCAACTAATAAAATGAGTATTCCGGTTGATACCAACAAAGTTGTAAAAAATGGATTGGTTTCTGAGAAGCTTAAAAGCAGAATTGTCCCTTCTATTGATTGGGAGGTAAACAAAAACTACATCATGAAAAATGACTTATTGGTGTTGGATTTGTTAGCCAATTTCAAGTGGGATAGACCAGTTTATTTTGCGGTAACTACAGGTCCTGAAGCGTATATCGATTTACAAGATTATTTTCAGTTAGAAGGATTGGCGTTTAGATTGGTGCCAATTAAAAACACTCCGGAAGAGCAGCAAATGGGCTCGCGCGTGGCTACAGATATTATGTATGACAACATAATGAATAAGTTTAAATGGGGTAATATTAAAAAACCCGGAACATTTTTGGACGAAAACATCATGCGAATGATTATGAATTTGCGCTTGCAAATGGGAGCTTTAGCATCTGCATTAATTGAGGAAGGGAAAAATGATATGGCCATAAAAGTGCTAAACAAATGTCGTGAAGAAATGCCTGAAGAAAATGCTCCATATGATGCAACAATGTACTCTATAACCGGTGCGTATTACCAAGCAGGAGATGTTAAACAAGCGAATGAGCTAGCAGAAAAATTGTTTAAAAACTTCAAGCAAGAGTTTAACTACTACTCTACCTTAAGCGGAGCATACGAAAGAGAAAAACGCCAAGCAGCGGATATCATGCAACGTTTGGTGTACATGGCAAAAAGCTTTAAGCAGGATGAGCTATCTAAGAAGTTTGAAAAAGAGCTTCCAATGGCTATTCAGCAGCAAATGCCTGCGGGTAATTAG
- a CDS encoding response regulator transcription factor, translated as MGDVKTKLLLVEDDKNLGSLLQEYLDAKGFETLLAVNGKEGFEKFKKSKFDACILDVMMPIKDGITLAKEIRAADKNIPIIFLTAKSMKEDAIEGFQAGGDDYINKPFSMEELLLRLNAILRRTKSQTQASADRTNFDIGKYKFDYQQQLLLIGKKQQKLTTKEADLLKLLCVYSNDVLDRAFALNTVWQSDNYFTGRSMDVYITKLRKYLKDDPQIEILNIHGRGFKLVVKQ; from the coding sequence ATGGGAGATGTAAAAACAAAATTATTGTTAGTAGAAGACGATAAAAACTTAGGCTCGTTGCTGCAAGAATACTTAGATGCTAAAGGGTTTGAAACACTACTTGCAGTTAATGGTAAAGAAGGTTTCGAAAAATTTAAGAAATCGAAATTTGACGCATGCATACTTGATGTCATGATGCCAATAAAAGATGGCATTACACTAGCCAAGGAAATTCGTGCAGCAGATAAAAACATCCCAATAATATTTCTTACAGCAAAATCAATGAAAGAAGATGCCATAGAGGGTTTTCAGGCAGGTGGAGATGATTATATCAATAAACCATTTAGCATGGAAGAGCTGTTATTACGCTTAAATGCTATTTTAAGACGAACCAAAAGTCAAACACAAGCCTCTGCCGACCGAACTAATTTTGATATAGGGAAATATAAATTTGATTACCAACAACAACTTTTACTTATTGGTAAAAAACAGCAAAAGCTTACCACCAAAGAGGCCGATTTACTTAAGCTGTTGTGCGTATATTCTAACGATGTATTAGACAGAGCATTTGCACTAAACACCGTTTGGCAAAGCGATAATTATTTTACAGGCAGAAGTATGGACGTATATATTACAAAGCTTCGCAAATATTTAAAAGACGACCCTCAAATAGAAATCTTAAATATCCATGGAAGGGGTTTTAAGTTGGTGGTAAAACAATAA